GGCCAGCGAATCCCGCGGCGCGAGTTGGCTAAACACGTCCAACTGGTGCTGACGGACCGGTCCGATCTCACCGCAGGTCGAGACTTCGGGGTTGCTTCGGCTTCGACTTGGCGTCTCGCGGACCTGTCCACGAAATATGCGTTTCTTAAAGACTGCGTGGGATGGGGGGGGATGCCCTTGCACATGGTCGAGAAGGACATCGCGGCAGGTACGCTTGTCGTGCTGGACGTGGACGACATGCCGCCCAGCGGCTGGATGCTGACCATGTCGGTGTATCACCAGCCGTCGCAGCCGCCGGGACCTGCGGGTAAATGGTTCGTCGACCATCTGAAGACCCTATGGGAGCGATCTGACGCCGTACCAATGCCCTTTAGCAGGTTTCGACCTGATTGATTTACTTCTGAAGTGTCCCTTCCCCACGCAATACGCGACATCCGGATGGACCGTTCCGCTGCAGGATGATTGCGCGCTTCGCTTTTTCGCAAACACCTCGCCGTACGCTTCTCGGCGTGGCGTGAATTGACCGAGGTCACCCAGAATCCGTCTGCCGCATGAAACATGCAGGTCGCGCTCGCGCCCCTTGTGAACATACTCCGCTAACGTGAGAGCGCCCTCGCCCGTGGCGGCAGCCAGAGTCACGTTCTTCTCGTACGCCGAGGGTGCCGCGGCGTACCGTATGTCAGATTCGTTCCGTGGCTGCTCCGGTTTGCGGGCCGGCATGACGGCTGGCTTGGGCGGCGGCCCAGCCATTCCGCCATCCGATTCTGCGAGGCCGCTGCGGTGCCGTCGCTCAGGCCAAGGCGCTCAGATCTGCGCCGGTATCGTGATGCTGCTCGGGCACGACACCGTGGCGCCGCTGTCGGAAGTGATCGGCTTCACCGTGCCGTTCGTGCCCACCACCGAGGTCGTCACACTGCTGTGGCTGCCCAGTTGCAGTTCACCATTTGTCACGGAGAAAGCGCTGCCGCCGCTGATCTGAGCGTTTGTCACGGCGATACCGGTATTGCCCGAACTCGGCACGCCCATCAGGTCGTCCGACAGCCCGACGATGGCGCCTTGTTGCTTAGTGGCCGTGGCGATGATGTTGTCGATGGTGATGTTGGCGATGAGCGGCAACGCACCACCGGTTCCGGATGCGTATGCGTAGGTGAACAGGAAGGGTTGCTGCACGTTGCGCATGCAGGTGTTCGTGTACTTCACGCCGGTGGTCGCGCCGCTGTCCTTCGAGGTCTGGTCGGTCTTGATGCGGTAGCCGTAGTCCGTGCCGCTGAACTGCACGTTGCTGACGGTGATCTGCGACACGCCGGGCTGCGCGAGCGTGGTGCCGGCCGCTTCCTGGCCGCCAATCGAGATTCCGTGTCCGCCACCCACCACGCATTGGCTGATGGTGACATTCGAAGTGGCCGCACCGCCCGAGTTCGACTTGATGGCAATATCGTCGTCGCCAGTGTCGAGCAAGCAATTCTGCACCGTCGCGGACTGGGTGCCGATCAGGTCGATTGCATCGGTGTTGGGGGCGAGATCGTCGCCGCTGGAGTTGCGGTTCGGATTGGCGTAGATCCACACGCCGTCGATCGTGACATTCTTCGAGCCCGACTCGATCACCAATTGCTCCTTGGGCGAATTGCGGATGATGAGCGCATTGCTGGTGGAGTTGGACGACGTCGGGAAGGTGACGATCGACTGCGGTTTTCCGGCATCGGTGAAGTTCGAGCCGATATTGAGGCCCGAGCCGGTGATAGAGATCAGCTTGGGCCGTGCGGTGTTGTTCCCACCGACCGCGGCCGTCCAGTACGACTGACCGTCGCCGTCGATCGCGCCGGTGCCGGTGATCGTGACGTTGCTCAGGCCGCTGCCGGTCAACATCGCGCTATCGGCGGGCTGATTCGGCGAGCCTTTCAGCGTAAAGCCTTTCTCCAGCTTCAGCACGATATTGCTGGCGAGCGTCACACTCGTGATGACCGCCGTCGACACGCCGTTGTTGGCGCTCAGGTCGACGAGGCCGGGGCTGCTGCTGGTGCCGCTGGCCGAGCAACTCTTGATGGCGGCCTGCAGGTTGGCGGTGTTGGTGCTTGCCGAGCTGCTCCATTGCGGCGAACAGGTGGTGGCGTGCGCCGGAGTCTGTGCCGCGAGCGCGGCGAAGGTGGACAGCGCCAGTGCCGCGCGCATGTTGAGTTTCGCTTTCATAACAGTTTTCCTTTTTTGGTACGCATTGACGAGGGAGAAACCAAGTTCGGCCGGCCGGTGGCAGCGTATATCGACACATCGGCGCCGGCCAATTCTGGCCGGAGTCCGCTCGGGACCCCGGGTGCTACTCGGTGGGCAACTCCCGCGATTCCACATGGGTCAGCGCGGGCCCGTGATCAGGGTGTCGTCGAAACGCTCAGTAATCCTTACATTCAGAAACAAAACGCCGTCGGCGTTCCCGGCTCGGATCGGCCGGGGCTACCTGGTGAAGGGAGGCCCCAGCGCGACAGCGCGCCGAAATCGCAGCGCGAGATCGCCACGCCGCTGGCGCGGGGCGCAGCGGAAAGGCGGCCGGAGCGTTGTCGTCGAAGTGCCCCGGACCCGGCTCGACGGCGGCCTGACAGCACCGGCCGGCGTTGCCGCCGAGCGGGTGACGTTGTCGGTCTTCACGGTGCTGATGCCGGGACCCCGCGCCCGAGCCCGGCGCGCGTCGAATCCGCCCACTGCCAGGTCGCGAGGCAACCGGGTCGAGGACTGTGCGGGCGGGTCTGGCCGATCCCCGGCCCCGACTGCGCGCCGTCAGCCTCGTGCTGAAAACCCACCGCCTGGGGCGTGGACGACACAATCCCGCCCAGTGAGCCGAAGGGGTCGGCGGCCGTGCGGTTCGGCTCCACGATCGGATCACTGGCCGTGCTCAACCCCGCGCCGGATGCGGTCGTGGCCGACGCGTCGGCATCACCACCGCAGCGCGGACTTCCCCTCAAGGCAGCGCCGTCGCCGAGCACGTGCCGTCGGAGGGTTCGAACCACCGTGAGCCATTGGGCCGCAGCGGTGCTCACGCTGTAGTCGAGTGCTGTCACTGCTGACTCCGTTCTAGTTTTGATGGCATCGAGACAACTTAAATATCAGTTGTCATATGACTAAAATCAGATAATAGACGTAGTGCGTTGAATTCCCTGCCGGTGTTTACCCTATATCAAGGTTTTTGAAATTTATCTTTATAGTGAATATTTAATGATTTTGTTGCTATTAATAAGAATTTTTCGAACGAACTGCCGAGCAATCGTCCATCATAACGATCGCTGACCCTATAACTTAAAGATAGGATGTCTGATGTGATGCCTGGGAGCGCCCCCCCCCCTGAAACACCGGACACGGCCACTCACTTAGAACCGCTAACACAAGTCATCCACGAATCTTGAGCAGATGACGGCGGCAGTCAGGACGAGCAAGGCGGCATGAATATCGAGGCGACGCTCGAAGCGAATCCGCAGCTTTCCAAATCCGGCGAACCAGGCATGCGTGCGCTCGAACACCCAACGATACCTCCCGAGGGTGCTGTCACGTTAGCGAAGTATGCACACAAGGGACGCAAGCACGACCTGCATGTTTCATGCGGCAGA
This is a stretch of genomic DNA from Burkholderia gladioli. It encodes these proteins:
- a CDS encoding glycoside hydrolase family 28 protein, whose product is MKAKLNMRAALALSTFAALAAQTPAHATTCSPQWSSSASTNTANLQAAIKSCSASGTSSSPGLVDLSANNGVSTAVITSVTLASNIVLKLEKGFTLKGSPNQPADSAMLTGSGLSNVTITGTGAIDGDGQSYWTAAVGGNNTARPKLISITGSGLNIGSNFTDAGKPQSIVTFPTSSNSTSNALIIRNSPKEQLVIESGSKNVTIDGVWIYANPNRNSSGDDLAPNTDAIDLIGTQSATVQNCLLDTGDDDIAIKSNSGGAATSNVTISQCVVGGGHGISIGGQEAAGTTLAQPGVSQITVSNVQFSGTDYGYRIKTDQTSKDSGATTGVKYTNTCMRNVQQPFLFTYAYASGTGGALPLIANITIDNIIATATKQQGAIVGLSDDLMGVPSSGNTGIAVTNAQISGGSAFSVTNGELQLGSHSSVTTSVVGTNGTVKPITSDSGATVSCPSSITIPAQI